AGCtgtcacatgcatgcatgcatgaagcTCCTTCCTCCATGCATGCGTTCACACACACTCGTATACGCGCACTCGTATACACTGTGAATGCCCCCGGCGACGGGCAGAGACCGACGAGGAAGTAGACGCACGAGGAGTAGAGGAGCGCCACCGCCAGGAGGTACGGGATGAACATCATCGTGGCGGCGGTGGCGTGGGAGGACAGCCGGTACAGACCCGCCGCCGTCTCAGCGAGCACGATCGGCCGCTCCGTGACGAACGTTGGCAGCGTCTCCGTGGTGGAGGTGAGTAGGAACGTTAGCGTGAAGGCAAAGAGCCCCAGTCGCTTCTGCACGCCGGCCTCACCGTAGCCGGCGTTGATGTAGATGGTGCCCAGCAACGTCTCGACGATCACAGCCTCATGGAAGTTGGTCAACAACAGCTGCTTGCTCCGATACACCACCTTCCACGCTCTCTTGTACAGAACCACGAACTCATGTATCTGCGAGCACGGCGAAGTACACGACAACGACGGCGGCGTCGCCATGGCCGGCCTGTGGTGGTCCGATGTCTTGGTTGTGTGATCTTGCGCCGACTTGGGTTCAGGGGAGAAGGGCGAGGGATGGGGTATCTGGTCGATGACCTCGAGGGCGTACTCTAGCGGGTTGAGATGCGCGGGGACGGCGAAGCCGTGTGAGAGGAGGGCGGCGTCGAAGGAGGCGAGGGAGCCGTGGTGGAGGACGGTGCcgcgggagaggaggaggagcgaaTCCACGGCGGAGAGCAGGCGCGTGCTGGGCTGGTGGATGGACATCACCACCGTCGTGCCTCTGGCGTCCGCCACGGCGCGGAGGCAGCCGACAACCACGAACGCCGAGGAGGAGTCGAGGCCGGAGGTCGGCTCATCGAGGAGGAGCGCGCCGGGGTCACGGAGCAGGGCGAGGCCAATGGACACCCGCCGGCGCTCGCCTCCCGATAGCCGTGACGGGGAGACCCGCGTGAGCCAGACGGAGGTCCCCGAGGAGCGCCGTGACCGCGGTCGAGGCCGCGGACGCCGACGTATGGTAAAACAGTGACAGCGCGACGGGTTTCTCGGGCGACGCCGACGTATGGTAAAACCGTAGCCAACGTCTCGGCTACGGTCAGCAGAGACAGCGCGACGTCTCTGCTGTCCGCATGCGATGGTGGTCAGACCACAAGTAGCAACAGTTA
This genomic stretch from Hordeum vulgare subsp. vulgare chromosome 6H, MorexV3_pseudomolecules_assembly, whole genome shotgun sequence harbors:
- the LOC123405105 gene encoding ABC transporter G family member 4-like gives rise to the protein MMVVSNFCYLWSSSFRRLSAHVPQADVALSLLTVAETFTFAASLFYHTSASAASTAVTALLGDLRLAHAAHTRVSPSRLSGGERRRVSIGLALLRDPGVLLLDEPTSGLDSSSAFVVVGCLRAVAAARGTTVVMSIHQPSTRLLSAVDSLLLLSRGTVLHHGSLASFDAALLSHGFAVPAHLNPLEYALEVIDQIPHPSPFSPEPKSAQDHTTKTSDHHRPAMATPPSLSCTSPCSQIHEFVVLYKRAWKVVYRSKQLLLTNFHEAVIVETLLGTIYINAGYGEAGVQKRLGLFAFTLTFLLTSTTETLPTFVTERPIVLAETAAGLYRLSSHATAATMMFIPYLLAVALLYSSCVYFLVGLCPSPGAFTPVELPVLAIGVLESSVT